From a single Aricia agestis chromosome 17, ilAriAges1.1, whole genome shotgun sequence genomic region:
- the LOC121735287 gene encoding lysozyme-like isoform X1: MRVTVFVVMVICMVCASEAKVANLTEACFRCLCMAPTRCSAPKRCFGDFCGPFNLSKDYWLDAGQPTLLNNDPERKGAFEDCAKDYECAKTIVAGYLEKFVTDCNNDGVIDCLDHMMVNANGRYDCSTPLETTTVGRRWLAAYEKCKVDL, encoded by the exons ATGAGAGTTACTGTGTTTGTTGTAATGGTGATCTGCATGGTGTGTGCCTCAG AAGCGAAAGTAGCCAACCTGACAGAAGCGTGCTTCCGTTGTCTGTGCATGGCCCCAACCCGCTGCTCTGCGCCCAAGCGCTGCTTCGGCGACTTCTGCGGCCCTTTCAACCTGTCCAAGGATTACTGGTTGGACGCCGGCCAGCCTACACTGCTAAATAACGATCCAGAGAGGAAGGGAG CGTTCGAGGATTGTGCTAAGGATTACGAGTGCGCCAAGACCATTGTCGCGGGGTACTTGGAAAAATTCGTTACG GACTGTAACAACGACGGCGTGATCGACTGCCTCGACCACATGATGGTGAATGCCAACGGCAGGTACGACTGTTCCACCCCCCTGGAGACCACCACCGTCGGCCGGCGCTGGTTAGCCGCTTACGAGAAATGTAAGGTGGATctgtga
- the LOC121735287 gene encoding lysozyme-like isoform X2, which yields MAPTRCSAPKRCFGDFCGPFNLSKDYWLDAGQPTLLNNDPERKGAFEDCAKDYECAKTIVAGYLEKFVTDCNNDGVIDCLDHMMVNANGRYDCSTPLETTTVGRRWLAAYEKCKVDL from the exons ATGGCCCCAACCCGCTGCTCTGCGCCCAAGCGCTGCTTCGGCGACTTCTGCGGCCCTTTCAACCTGTCCAAGGATTACTGGTTGGACGCCGGCCAGCCTACACTGCTAAATAACGATCCAGAGAGGAAGGGAG CGTTCGAGGATTGTGCTAAGGATTACGAGTGCGCCAAGACCATTGTCGCGGGGTACTTGGAAAAATTCGTTACG GACTGTAACAACGACGGCGTGATCGACTGCCTCGACCACATGATGGTGAATGCCAACGGCAGGTACGACTGTTCCACCCCCCTGGAGACCACCACCGTCGGCCGGCGCTGGTTAGCCGCTTACGAGAAATGTAAGGTGGATctgtga